One genomic region from Cydia pomonella isolate Wapato2018A chromosome 4, ilCydPomo1, whole genome shotgun sequence encodes:
- the LOC133516907 gene encoding small ribosomal subunit protein bS6m, whose protein sequence is MPSYELALMLRAMPKPELKTALKRVSHAIFNRGGIIRDIENLGFRAMPYKTSAHGLVHREANYFVFKIDTATQAVADLKEEYSRDVDIVRQRVYKIQTDSDHKCTLETELLPPAYRKEVQKMIEVGKTQVNRFTYKFKYNSGLDYYPFQK, encoded by the coding sequence ATGCCAAGTTATGAATTAGCGCTAATGTTACGCGCTATGCCAAAACCTGAATTGAAAACTGCACTTAAACGTGTCTCACATGCCATATTTAATCGAGGAGGTATCATACGAGATATCGAGAACTTAGGTTTTCGTGCAATGCCGTACAAAACAAGTGCTCACGGTTTAGTTCATCGAGAAGCAAACTATTTTGTGTTCAAAATTGACACAGCGACACAAGCTGTAGCGGATCTGAAAGAAGAATATAGCAGAGATGTAGATATCGTGCGGCAGCGTGTGTACAAGATTCAAACAGACAGCGATCATAAGTGCACCCTGGAGACAGAACTGTTGCCCCCTGCTTATCGAAAAGAAGTCCAGAAAATGATAGAAGTTGGAAAAACTCAGGTCAATCGTTTTacttacaaatttaaatataattctgGCTTGGACTATTATCCCTTCCAAaagtaa
- the LOC133516905 gene encoding ferritin-2 heavy chain-like, with translation MFVLRKQKSLIVSKRLWCLTDTAMQNVLNIFFSDSCYYKHQYSTGLEAAVNKQIQAEQQAAHEYLNLAVSFLHPSVSRLGTGGFFIRMYHEELQHMEDLIQYQLYRGGIPTIKALNAPVPKDKITMLEAFKHVLDMEHCVTDLIKTLVSTAEKDKDYHCANFLITVFLKEQMNSIHNLSQHVTHIARISEDPDALHQYDKYLQTTYPYKSKPPHK, from the exons ATGTTTGTTCTGAGAAAGCAAAAGTCTTTAATTGTTTCAAAACGACTTTGGTGCCTAACAGACACTGCAATGCAAAATGTATTGAATATTTTCTTCAGTGACAGTTGTTACTATAAACACCAGTACAGTACAGGTTTGGAAGCTgctgtaaataaacaaattcaAGCAGAACAGCAAGCAGCTCATGagtacttgaacttggccgtaTCATTTCTACACCCAAGTGTCTCTAGACTTGGAACCGGGGGTTTCTTCATAAGAATGTACCATGAAGAGCTCCAGCATATGGAGGATTTGATTCAGTATCAACTTTATAGAGGAGGCATTCCCACAATTAAGGCATTAAATGCACCTGTGCCAAAAGACAAAATTACAATGCTTGAAGCTTTCAAACATGTGTTAGATATGGAACATTGTGTCACAGAT CTAATAAAAACTCTCGTTTCAACTGCAGAAAAGGATAAAGACTATCATTGTGCTAATTTCCTTATAACAGTTTTTCTCAAGGAACAAATGAATTCCATCCACAACTTATCCCAGCATGTGACTCACATTGCCAGAATCAGTGAAGATCCTGATGCGCTACATCAGTATGACAAATATCTTCAAACAACTTACCCCTACAAATCTAAGCCTCCACACAAATAA
- the LOC133516904 gene encoding uncharacterized protein LOC133516904 translates to MSENSPFNRSGLTRRSPPSTPTPQPGPPGPAPANMQQEEEPPKVFPTSDIQTWLKKIELNLQDVCATSAEGKLNSDQKIRINNLCRTVTHYASQMAVEYQALKQHAIQAYQSRQAHQEKIDLAQRFKELKESIEESSRSVSGSVSFADALKKNGSRYVQPSNISSVAIYPVDKLKSSEETKSLVQKIIRPDEMKLHVRGLRKIRNGGVVISTDSREDVIKLKQSAQLTTSGLTVDEPQKRKPRIVVIGVPTDMQEPEVLKCIYQQNLADKLQGWSLEKFMASIKLSHKSGKKDAETCNYIIEVSGVIRKALITNDRVFVNWSSCPVRDFTLVTRCFKCQFYGHAAKTCKMESNVCGHCGEAGHSFTECTKKDKAPKCATCFHYKKPCDHETGDAECPARQMAEKRYINSIDYEGA, encoded by the coding sequence ATGTCGGAAAATAGCCCATTTAATCGTAGTGGACTAACACGCCGCAGCCCGCCCTCAACACCCACACCGCAGCCCGGCCCGCCCGGGCCCGCACCCGCAAACATGCAACAGGAAGAAGAGCCCCCGAAGGTATTTCCCACAAGTGACATCCAAACCTGGCTAAAGAAGATTGAACTGAACCTGCAAGACGTATGCGCTACATCTGCAGAAGGTAAACTTAACTCTGACCAGAAGATTAGAATTAACAACCTGTGTCGTACCGTGACCCACTATGCCTCACAAATGGCTGTTGAATATCAAGCCCTGAAACAACATGCAATCCAAGCATATCAGTCCCGCCAAGCTCACCAGGAAAAAATAGACCTCGCACAACGCTTCAAAGAACTAAAGGAGTCGATTGAGGAATCAAGCCGATCAGTCTCGGGATCTGTCTCGTTTGCCGACGCCCTTAAGAAAAATGGATCAAGGTACGTCCAACCATCTAACATCAGTTCAGTCGCAATTTACCCGGTCGACAAATTGAAATCGAGCGAGGAGACAAAATCCCTCGTTCAAAAGATTATCCGGCCCGACGAAATGAAGCTGCACGTGAGAGGGTTGCGCAAGATCAGAAACGGCGGTGTAGTTATAAGCACTGACTCCAGAGAGGACGTCATAAAACTCAAGCAATCAGCGCAGCTTACGACCTCTGGACTTACTGTTGATGAGCCACAAAAACGCAAGCCCAGAATTGTAGTCATCGGAGTTCCCACGGACATGCAGGAACCTGAAGTTCTGAAATGTATTTACCAACAAAACTTAGCCGATAAATTACAAGGTTGGTCGCTTGAAAAATTTATGGCATCGATTAAGCTAAGTCACAAATCCGGGAAAAAAGACGCCGAGACCTGTAATTATATAATTGAGGTCTCTGGAGTGATACGCAAGGCCTTAATTACGAACGATAGAGTTTTTGTGAACTGGTCATCGTGCCCTGTAAGGGATTTCACCCTGGTTACCCGCTGCTTTAAATGTCAATTCTACGGTCATGCAGCGAAGACCTGCAAAATGGAGTCTAACGTCTGCGGACATTGCGGCGAAGCGGGTCACTCATTTACGGAATGTACAAAAAAGGACAAAGCACCAAAGTGTGCAACATGCTTCCACTACAAGAAACCATGCGACCACGAAACAGGCGACGCCGAATGCCCAGCTAGACAAATGGCCGAAAAAAGGTATATAAACTCCATAGATTATGAAGGCGCCTAA